In a genomic window of Punica granatum isolate Tunisia-2019 chromosome 6, ASM765513v2, whole genome shotgun sequence:
- the LOC116210679 gene encoding MACPF domain-containing protein At4g24290-like, producing the protein MKSSRGGRRSAEAAIQSIGLGYDLTVDLRLKYCKQLEQSRRLVTIPEADKLRDISIPGVGPIPNVPKPINCDKGERMRFSSDVLSFQQMSEQFNQELSLSGKIPTGHFNAAFDFREGWQRDAANTKTLAFDGVFLTLYSIALEKSQLILADHAKQAVPSSWDPAALARFIEKFGTHVIVGVKMGGKDVIYAKQQHSSPLQPADVQKKLKDMADKLFVDGNGNHGINLGRSNVAEKGRGFNLMEALPSTSYSRVEVQNIIFEGRRKGGNGKRNLTHSEWCQTVHEEPEAISMTFIPIASLLSGIDGSGFLSHAINLYLRYKPPIEELHQFLEFQLPRQWAPVFGELALGPEKKQQSSASLQLSFMGPKLYVNTTLVDVGKKPVTGLRLYLEGKRSNCLAIHLQHLSSQPKTFQVVDESSNGKFSSPSDDRRYYEKVQWKSFSHICTAPVESDEDLSIVTGAHFEVGDSGLKKVLFLRLHFSKVVGATVVKRPVWDGSPAGLAQKSGIISSLISTHLSSAAQKPAPRPSDVNINSAVYPGGPPVPSQTPKLLRFVDTTEMTRGPQDSPGYWVVSGARLMVEKGKISLQVKYSLLAILLPDEEV; encoded by the exons ATGAAGTCATCGCGGGGCGGACGTCGATCGGCGGAAGCTGCCATACAGTCTATCGGGCTGGGTTACGATCTAACGGTCGATCTGAGGCTAAAATACTGCAAGCAGCTGGAGCAGTCCCGACGCCTCGTCACCATCCCTGAAGCCGACAAGCTCCGTGACATCTCCATCCCCGGCGTGGGTCCGATCCCCAATGTCCCCAAGCCTATCAACTGCGATAAAGGGGAGCGCATGAGGTTCAGCTCCGATGTCCTCTCTTTCCAGCAG ATGTCGGAGCAGTTTAACCAGGAGCTGTCTCTGTCTGGGAAGATTCCTACTGGCCACTTCAATGCCGCGTTTGATTTCAGGGAGGGTTGGCAACGGGACGCAGCCAACACCAAGACCCTTGCCTTCGACGGAGTCTTCCTCACTCTTTACAGCATCGCCCTAGAAAAGTCCCAGCTGATCCTGGCCGACCATGCCAAGCAGGCTGTCCCCTCATCATGGGATCCTGCCGCTCTCGCCCG GTTCATTGAGAAGTTCGGAACCCATGTAATTGTTGGCGTGAAGATGGGGGGGAAGGATGTAATATACGCAAAGCAGCAGCATTCATCACCTCTTCAGCCTGCTGATGTACAAAAGAAATTGAAGGACATGGCAGACAAGTTGTTCGTCGATGGAAATGGGAACCATGGGATAAATCTTGGGAGATCAAATGTTGCAGAAAAG GGAAGAGGATTCAACCTCATGGAAGCTCTTCCATCCACATCTTATTCCCGAGTGGAG GTGCAGAATATCATATTCGAGGGCAGGAGGAAAGGTGGAAATGGTAAAAGAAATTTGACCCACAGCGAGTGGTGTCAAACTGTACATGAAGAACCTGAGGCGATCTCCATGACATTCATCCCAATTGCATCATTGCTGAGTGGAATTGATGGAAGTGGATTCTTAAGTCATGCCATCAACCTCTACCTGCGCT ATAAACCACCAATTGAAGAACTACATCAGTTTTTGGAGTTTCAGCTTCCAAGGCAGTGGGCGCCTGTATTTGGAGAGCTTGCCTTGGGCCCTGAAAAAAAGCAGCAGAGCAGTGCATCACTGCAGTTGAGCTTCATGGGTCCTAAACTCTATGTTAACACGACCCTG GTTGATGTGGGCAAGAAGCCAGTTACTGGTCTTCGGTTATATCTGGAGGGGAAAAGAAGCAATTGCTTAGCAATTCACTTACAACACCTATCTTCGCAGCCAAAGACCTTCCAAGTCGTGGATGAATCATCAAATGGCAAATTCTCCAGCCCCTCTGACGATCGCAGGTACTATGAGAAGGTTCAATGGAAGAGCTTCTCACACATTTGCACTGCTCCTGTTGAGTCGGATGAAGATCTCTCCATTGTGACGGGGGCACACTTTGAAGTTGGGGATTCTGGCCTGAAGAAGGTTTTGTTTCTGAGGCTACACTTCTCAAAGGTAGTCGGTGCCACAGTTGTTAAAAGACCGGTGTGGGATGGTTCCCCTGCAGGTTTGGCCCAAAAATCAGGAATAATCTCGTCCTTGATTAGCACGCATTTATCATCAGCAGCACAAAAACCGGCCCCTCGACCCTCCGATGTAAACATCAATTCTGCTGTCTATCCTGGGGGCCCTCCAGTTCCAAGCCAGACACCGAAGCTGCTGAGGTTTGTCGACACGACTGAGATGACAAGAGGACCCCAGGACTCACCTGGATACTGGGTTGTATCTGGGGCTAGGTTGATGGTGGAGAAAGGGAAAATATCTCTTCAGGTCAAGTACTCTCTACTGGCTATATTACTACCTGATGAAGAGGTCTGA
- the LOC116211485 gene encoding uncharacterized protein LOC116211485 isoform X1, with protein sequence MGIAKRTYFPVRFSALCSSYCFCVWIIKDAALQKKALLPGRNAYTVGAHRTSMPSSAIFWFVKYMLPLKDFADTIAMKLQDRLYAGVELYGKKEDGVFPCRIMKTRNLPPSNLVLIIETHSTLLWLLIKDDGEYSSYVQGKRRKSKGHYGPIEAHAKLEILRMLVNHALETDLVRELLDEYIEQWHELAATRRGEALQEAKKEREVKAQSDSDTAINENSLNDVDKGGLDNYDVKQSSEIALKKNNHVSKKSVSNRANSASKNNARLQKGDAAVRGSSIQHSHNKGSHQMVLKQGTNERKVSIRSKEQRKQHYERVMEKRLYIPILWGETDTTTAIGGFGVMEGYLLRVQITSCGDITIQRKSLIC encoded by the exons ATGGGTATTGCAAAAC GAACTTATTTCCCTGTTAGATTCAGTGCATTGTGCAGCTCTTACTGCTTTTGTGTATGGATAATTAAGGATGCCGCTCTACAAAAGAAAGCCCTTCTCCCTGGTAGAAACGCCTATACAGTCGGAGCCCACAGGACTAGTATGCCAAGTTCTGCAATCTTCTGGTTTGTCAAAT ACATGCTTCCCTTGAAAGATTTTGCAGACACGATTGCCATGAAATTGCAGGACCGCTTGTATGCAGGTGTTGAACTgtatggaaaaaaagaagatggtgtgttTCCATGCAGAATTATGAAGACACGGAATCTGCCACCCAGCAATTTGGTTCTCATAATAGAGACTCACTCAACTCTACTGTGGTTGCTTATAAAGGATGATGGTGAATATTCTTCATACGTACAGGGAAAGAGGCGTAAGTCAAAG GGTCATTATGGTCCTATAGAAGCTCATGCAAAATTAGAAATTCTCCGGATGCTGGTGAATCATGCCCTTGAGACTGATCTTGTTAGAGAGCTGTTGGATGAGTATATAGAACAATGGCATGAACTTGCAGCCACAAGAAGAGGGGAAGCCCTGCAAGAAgccaagaaagaaagagaagtgAAGGCCCAATCTGACTCCGACACAGCTATTAATGAGAATAGCCTCAATGATGTAGACAAAGGCGGATTGGATAATTATGATGTGAAGCAAAGCAGCGAAATAGCATTGAAGAAAAACAATCATGTGTCAAAGAAAAG TGTGAGCAACCGTGCCAATAGTGCTTCCAAGAATAATGCCAGGTTGCAGAAGGGGGATGCTGCAGTTAGGGGTAGCAGCATTCAGCATTCCCACAATAAGGGATCGCATCAAATGGTGTTGAAACAGGGCACTAATGAAAGAAAAGTTTCCATTAGAAGTAAAGAACAGAGG AAACAACATTACGAGAGGGTGATGGAGAAACGCTTATACATACCAATCCTTTGGGGAGAGACAGACACCACAACAGCTATTGGTGGTTTCGGCGTGATGGAAGGATATTTGTTGAGAGTTCAGATCACAAGCTGTGGGGATATTACAATACAAAGGAAGAG CTTGATTTGCTGA
- the LOC116211485 gene encoding uncharacterized protein LOC116211485 isoform X2, whose protein sequence is MGIAKRTYFPVRFSALCSSYCFCVWIIKDAALQKKALLPGRNAYTVGAHRTSMPSSAIFWFVKCVELYGKKEDGVFPCRIMKTRNLPPSNLVLIIETHSTLLWLLIKDDGEYSSYVQGKRRKSKGHYGPIEAHAKLEILRMLVNHALETDLVRELLDEYIEQWHELAATRRGEALQEAKKEREVKAQSDSDTAINENSLNDVDKGGLDNYDVKQSSEIALKKNNHVSKKSVSNRANSASKNNARLQKGDAAVRGSSIQHSHNKGSHQMVLKQGTNERKVSIRSKEQRKQHYERVMEKRLYIPILWGETDTTTAIGGFGVMEGYLLRVQITSCGDITIQRKSLIC, encoded by the exons ATGGGTATTGCAAAAC GAACTTATTTCCCTGTTAGATTCAGTGCATTGTGCAGCTCTTACTGCTTTTGTGTATGGATAATTAAGGATGCCGCTCTACAAAAGAAAGCCCTTCTCCCTGGTAGAAACGCCTATACAGTCGGAGCCCACAGGACTAGTATGCCAAGTTCTGCAATCTTCTGGTTTGTCAAAT GTGTTGAACTgtatggaaaaaaagaagatggtgtgttTCCATGCAGAATTATGAAGACACGGAATCTGCCACCCAGCAATTTGGTTCTCATAATAGAGACTCACTCAACTCTACTGTGGTTGCTTATAAAGGATGATGGTGAATATTCTTCATACGTACAGGGAAAGAGGCGTAAGTCAAAG GGTCATTATGGTCCTATAGAAGCTCATGCAAAATTAGAAATTCTCCGGATGCTGGTGAATCATGCCCTTGAGACTGATCTTGTTAGAGAGCTGTTGGATGAGTATATAGAACAATGGCATGAACTTGCAGCCACAAGAAGAGGGGAAGCCCTGCAAGAAgccaagaaagaaagagaagtgAAGGCCCAATCTGACTCCGACACAGCTATTAATGAGAATAGCCTCAATGATGTAGACAAAGGCGGATTGGATAATTATGATGTGAAGCAAAGCAGCGAAATAGCATTGAAGAAAAACAATCATGTGTCAAAGAAAAG TGTGAGCAACCGTGCCAATAGTGCTTCCAAGAATAATGCCAGGTTGCAGAAGGGGGATGCTGCAGTTAGGGGTAGCAGCATTCAGCATTCCCACAATAAGGGATCGCATCAAATGGTGTTGAAACAGGGCACTAATGAAAGAAAAGTTTCCATTAGAAGTAAAGAACAGAGG AAACAACATTACGAGAGGGTGATGGAGAAACGCTTATACATACCAATCCTTTGGGGAGAGACAGACACCACAACAGCTATTGGTGGTTTCGGCGTGATGGAAGGATATTTGTTGAGAGTTCAGATCACAAGCTGTGGGGATATTACAATACAAAGGAAGAG CTTGATTTGCTGA
- the LOC116211485 gene encoding uncharacterized protein LOC116211485 isoform X3, with translation MPLYKRKPFSLVETPIQSEPTGLVCQVLQSSDMLPLKDFADTIAMKLQDRLYAGVELYGKKEDGVFPCRIMKTRNLPPSNLVLIIETHSTLLWLLIKDDGEYSSYVQGKRRKSKGHYGPIEAHAKLEILRMLVNHALETDLVRELLDEYIEQWHELAATRRGEALQEAKKEREVKAQSDSDTAINENSLNDVDKGGLDNYDVKQSSEIALKKNNHVSKKSVSNRANSASKNNARLQKGDAAVRGSSIQHSHNKGSHQMVLKQGTNERKVSIRSKEQRKQHYERVMEKRLYIPILWGETDTTTAIGGFGVMEGYLLRVQITSCGDITIQRKSLIC, from the exons ATGCCGCTCTACAAAAGAAAGCCCTTCTCCCTGGTAGAAACGCCTATACAGTCGGAGCCCACAGGACTAGTATGCCAAGTTCTGCAATCTTCTG ACATGCTTCCCTTGAAAGATTTTGCAGACACGATTGCCATGAAATTGCAGGACCGCTTGTATGCAGGTGTTGAACTgtatggaaaaaaagaagatggtgtgttTCCATGCAGAATTATGAAGACACGGAATCTGCCACCCAGCAATTTGGTTCTCATAATAGAGACTCACTCAACTCTACTGTGGTTGCTTATAAAGGATGATGGTGAATATTCTTCATACGTACAGGGAAAGAGGCGTAAGTCAAAG GGTCATTATGGTCCTATAGAAGCTCATGCAAAATTAGAAATTCTCCGGATGCTGGTGAATCATGCCCTTGAGACTGATCTTGTTAGAGAGCTGTTGGATGAGTATATAGAACAATGGCATGAACTTGCAGCCACAAGAAGAGGGGAAGCCCTGCAAGAAgccaagaaagaaagagaagtgAAGGCCCAATCTGACTCCGACACAGCTATTAATGAGAATAGCCTCAATGATGTAGACAAAGGCGGATTGGATAATTATGATGTGAAGCAAAGCAGCGAAATAGCATTGAAGAAAAACAATCATGTGTCAAAGAAAAG TGTGAGCAACCGTGCCAATAGTGCTTCCAAGAATAATGCCAGGTTGCAGAAGGGGGATGCTGCAGTTAGGGGTAGCAGCATTCAGCATTCCCACAATAAGGGATCGCATCAAATGGTGTTGAAACAGGGCACTAATGAAAGAAAAGTTTCCATTAGAAGTAAAGAACAGAGG AAACAACATTACGAGAGGGTGATGGAGAAACGCTTATACATACCAATCCTTTGGGGAGAGACAGACACCACAACAGCTATTGGTGGTTTCGGCGTGATGGAAGGATATTTGTTGAGAGTTCAGATCACAAGCTGTGGGGATATTACAATACAAAGGAAGAG CTTGATTTGCTGA
- the LOC116211485 gene encoding uncharacterized protein LOC116211485 isoform X4 has product MPLYKRKPFSLVETPIQSEPTGLVCQVLQSSGVELYGKKEDGVFPCRIMKTRNLPPSNLVLIIETHSTLLWLLIKDDGEYSSYVQGKRRKSKGHYGPIEAHAKLEILRMLVNHALETDLVRELLDEYIEQWHELAATRRGEALQEAKKEREVKAQSDSDTAINENSLNDVDKGGLDNYDVKQSSEIALKKNNHVSKKSVSNRANSASKNNARLQKGDAAVRGSSIQHSHNKGSHQMVLKQGTNERKVSIRSKEQRKQHYERVMEKRLYIPILWGETDTTTAIGGFGVMEGYLLRVQITSCGDITIQRKSLIC; this is encoded by the exons ATGCCGCTCTACAAAAGAAAGCCCTTCTCCCTGGTAGAAACGCCTATACAGTCGGAGCCCACAGGACTAGTATGCCAAGTTCTGCAATCTTCTG GTGTTGAACTgtatggaaaaaaagaagatggtgtgttTCCATGCAGAATTATGAAGACACGGAATCTGCCACCCAGCAATTTGGTTCTCATAATAGAGACTCACTCAACTCTACTGTGGTTGCTTATAAAGGATGATGGTGAATATTCTTCATACGTACAGGGAAAGAGGCGTAAGTCAAAG GGTCATTATGGTCCTATAGAAGCTCATGCAAAATTAGAAATTCTCCGGATGCTGGTGAATCATGCCCTTGAGACTGATCTTGTTAGAGAGCTGTTGGATGAGTATATAGAACAATGGCATGAACTTGCAGCCACAAGAAGAGGGGAAGCCCTGCAAGAAgccaagaaagaaagagaagtgAAGGCCCAATCTGACTCCGACACAGCTATTAATGAGAATAGCCTCAATGATGTAGACAAAGGCGGATTGGATAATTATGATGTGAAGCAAAGCAGCGAAATAGCATTGAAGAAAAACAATCATGTGTCAAAGAAAAG TGTGAGCAACCGTGCCAATAGTGCTTCCAAGAATAATGCCAGGTTGCAGAAGGGGGATGCTGCAGTTAGGGGTAGCAGCATTCAGCATTCCCACAATAAGGGATCGCATCAAATGGTGTTGAAACAGGGCACTAATGAAAGAAAAGTTTCCATTAGAAGTAAAGAACAGAGG AAACAACATTACGAGAGGGTGATGGAGAAACGCTTATACATACCAATCCTTTGGGGAGAGACAGACACCACAACAGCTATTGGTGGTTTCGGCGTGATGGAAGGATATTTGTTGAGAGTTCAGATCACAAGCTGTGGGGATATTACAATACAAAGGAAGAG CTTGATTTGCTGA
- the LOC116212372 gene encoding E3 ubiquitin-protein ligase CHFR, whose translation MKEAGECSASRSSQPQFWAKLVSVDSRYPDVEISSDEMVVFSEIVSSSTDKHEWCKITRDSNQSSATLQNKSSSTILVGGEVVQREDTAVVKCGSEIVPGPAREGYLIYKFEIMPTLEFCNNRLKICIDLEHVKCSICLNVWHDVVTVAPCLHNFCNGCFSEWLRRCQERNSSVICPQCRAVIQFVGKNHFLQNIVEDILQAYSSLKRSMEEVAHLNSYASIQSNLMINSGRKRTRTNLMLDEDTESAELPCPQCGSGYGGFRCSQNTVHLQCQICGGMMPSRAGINVPQHCMGCNRAFCCAYWRAQGVTRTDSYPICNSASLKPVSERSISRIPHLAHEKNRHEQDITERCIRQMGRTLQDVISEWIGRFNRREIDRTRLGLNHADMINATTNICNECYDKLVSFLLYWFRVAMPKHYLPEDVAKREDCWYGYACRTQHHNEDHACKRNHVCRPSRGAH comes from the exons ATGAAGGAGGCCGGAGAGTGCTCTGCTTCGAGATCCTCTCAACCCCAATTTTGGGCTAAGCTGG TGTCAGTGGATTCAAGGTACCCGGATGTTGAAATTAGTTCAGATGAGATGGTTGTGTTCTCGGAGATTGTGTCATCTTCTACTGATAAGCACGAATGGTGCAAAATAACGAGGGATTCTAATCAGTCTTCTGCCACACTACAGAACAAGAG TTCAAGTACAATTCTTGTTGGTGGTGAAGTTGTCCAAAGAGAGGACACCGCGGTTGTGAAATGTGGAAGTGAAATTGTCCCTGGACCAGCAAGAGAAG GATATTTGATCTATAAATTTGAGATTATGCCCACTCTGGAGTTCTGTAATAACCGGTTGAAG ATTTGTATAGACCTTGAGCACGTGAAGTGCAGCATTTGCTTAAACGTGTGGCACGACGTTGTTACTGTTGCACCATGCCTTCATAACTTTTG TAACGGATGTTTTTCCGAATGGTTACGGAGATGCCAAGAAAGAAATTCAAGCGTAATATGTCCTCAGTGCAGAGCAGTTATACAATTTGTTGGTAAAAATCACTTTCTGCAAAATATTGTTGag GATATACTACAAGCCTATTCTTCTTTGAAGCGTTCCATGGAAGAAGTTGCTCATTTAAATTCATATGCATCAATTCAATCAAATCTG ATGATTAACAGTGGCAGGAAAAGGACAAGGACAAACTTAATGCTGGATGAGGATACTGAAAGTGCTGAACTTCCATGCCCACAATGTG GTTCTGGATATGGTGGATTCCGCTGCAGCCAGAACACTGTCCACCTGCAGTGCCAAATATGTGGAGGAATGATGCCTTCCAGGGCTGGTATTAATGTGCCTCAACACT GTATGGGATGTAATAGAGCATTTTGTTGTGCTTATTGGCGTGCTCAAGGCGTTACGAGGACTGACAGTTATCCTATCTGCAATAGTGCTAGTCTCAAACCG GTCAGTGAGAGGTCTATCTCAAGAATTCCGCATCTTGCTCATGAGAAAAATCGGCATGAACAAGAT ATTACAGAGAGGTGCATTAGACAGATGGGAAGAACGCTTCAGGATGTCATATCTGAATGGATTGGAAGATTCAACAGACGTGAAATAG ATCGAACCAGGTTAGGGCTGAATCATGCTGACATGATCAATGCCACAACAAACATTTGCAA CGAGTGCTATGACAAGTTGGTATCCTTCCTGTTGTACTGGTTTCGGGTTGCTATGCCTAAGCAT TATCTGCCAGAAGATGTGGCTAAGAGGGAGGACTGCTGGTATGGGTATGCATGTCGGACGCAGCACCACAATGAGGATCATGCTTGTAAGCGCAACCATGTGTGCCGGCCCTCCAGGGGTGCACACTAA